A window from Methylocystis sp. MJC1 encodes these proteins:
- a CDS encoding TerB family tellurite resistance protein — translation MLDALKSFIADLTGDANAPKPFETADYQLAAAALLVNIASIDGDFDDNEKARIQLLVETRFGLPPDEARALIQQACQNEREAVDLYHFTSVLKRRLDEDGRKQVIGMMWDMAHADGTVHEFEENVIWRVAELLGVSTRERVELRREAREALENPPPLDGPWSRPKE, via the coding sequence ATGTTAGACGCGCTCAAATCCTTCATCGCCGACCTCACGGGCGACGCCAACGCGCCCAAGCCTTTCGAGACGGCGGATTACCAGCTGGCGGCCGCCGCCCTGCTCGTCAATATCGCCTCCATCGACGGCGACTTCGACGATAACGAGAAGGCGCGCATCCAGCTCCTCGTCGAGACGCGCTTCGGCCTTCCGCCGGACGAGGCGCGCGCCCTCATCCAGCAGGCTTGCCAGAACGAGCGCGAGGCGGTCGATCTCTATCATTTCACCAGCGTGCTCAAGCGGCGGCTCGATGAAGACGGCCGCAAGCAGGTGATCGGCATGATGTGGGACATGGCCCATGCCGACGGCACGGTGCATGAATTCGAGGAAAATGTGATCTGGCGCGTCGCCGAGCTTCTCGGCGTCTCGACGAGAGAGCGCGTCGAGCTGCGCCGCGAGGCCCGCGAGGCGCTGGAGAACCCGCCGCCGCTCGACGGCCCCTGGTCTCGCCCCAAGGAGTGA
- a CDS encoding sensor histidine kinase has translation MPWVHKIHTASIKRRGILPWAVALLFFATSLSARILLEPVLAGMKFLTFHPAIVAATLICGWRQGVFILLLSTVTAWYLFLEPTNSFELKDPSAAGALIGFLLVGAFNIVLVGALRETIRRVELAKSVQETLFRELQHRVANNLQLVVALLRNARRNLRNPVVAAETLNDAEARILAMSELHRRLHDGTAYADGLERLLREMLGHAFRDLPVKVTVDVSGASDLTIDQMTAMTLLVNEAAINAAKHVFSKGLGTRFEVALSKNENGHLHLVIKDDGPGMAGAAETESGSLGKGIMEAFATQLGGSLEVAPGAGTALSVEFAHE, from the coding sequence ATGCCCTGGGTTCACAAGATCCATACGGCTTCGATCAAGCGGCGCGGCATTTTGCCTTGGGCGGTCGCCTTGCTGTTTTTTGCGACAAGCCTTTCCGCGCGCATTCTCCTCGAGCCGGTACTGGCGGGGATGAAGTTCCTGACCTTCCATCCCGCCATCGTCGCGGCGACGCTCATCTGCGGTTGGCGCCAAGGAGTCTTCATCCTTTTACTCTCAACCGTCACCGCTTGGTATTTATTCCTGGAGCCGACCAACTCCTTTGAATTGAAGGACCCCTCCGCCGCGGGCGCGCTTATTGGCTTTCTGCTCGTCGGCGCTTTCAACATTGTTCTGGTGGGCGCACTGCGGGAGACGATCAGACGTGTGGAGTTGGCGAAGTCTGTGCAGGAGACGCTTTTTCGGGAGCTCCAGCACCGCGTCGCGAATAATCTGCAACTGGTCGTAGCGCTGCTGCGCAACGCCCGGCGCAATCTGAGGAACCCGGTGGTCGCGGCGGAGACCCTCAACGACGCCGAGGCGCGCATCCTGGCCATGTCCGAGCTGCATCGCCGCCTCCATGACGGAACAGCCTATGCGGATGGGCTCGAGCGGCTGCTGCGGGAAATGCTTGGTCACGCGTTTCGCGATTTGCCGGTTAAAGTCACCGTGGATGTCAGCGGCGCCTCTGACCTCACGATCGATCAGATGACGGCCATGACGCTCTTGGTGAACGAGGCTGCGATCAACGCCGCAAAGCATGTGTTCTCAAAGGGGTTGGGAACGCGCTTTGAGGTTGCCTTGTCGAAGAACGAGAATGGCCATCTCCATCTGGTCATCAAAGACGATGGACCGGGTATGGCCGGCGCGGCAGAGACGGAGTCGGGCTCCCTCGGGAAGGGCATAATGGAGGCTTTCGCCACCCAGCTCGGCGGCTCGCTTGAAGTCGCCCCCGGCGCCGGCACGGCCTTGAGCGTCGAATTCGCGCATGAGTGA
- the tsaE gene encoding tRNA (adenosine(37)-N6)-threonylcarbamoyltransferase complex ATPase subunit type 1 TsaE: MTDEAAGKTVWRVEVRDEAATAALAQDLASLLESGDTVTLAGDLGAGKTTFARALIRKLMDDPEVEAPSPTFTLMQIYESDKLRIVHADFYRIDASSELSGLGWEEAVEDAIVLVEWAERAPEVLPPDRLDVRLSFADVDNRDARRITISGHGAFAQRLGSFKALREFLRREGWSDAKRSFLMGDASTRAYETLEKPDGQRAILMISPPRPDGPPIRYGKSYSAIARLAENVKPFVAVANGLRAHGLSAPEIYGQDIAAGLLIVEDLGREGVVDENGPIHERYLEAAGALAHLHSQPLQDTLPVEGAGNYHIPPYDMDALLVEVDLLLEWYVAHKKASVASGARAIFANLWRHALLEIASAQPTWTLRDYHSPNLIWLDGREGIKRVGVIDFQDCVLGHPAYDMASLGQDARVTVPDQLEVKLLAHYAKLRRDANESFDMAAFARAYMTLAAQRATKVLGIFARLDQRDGKPQYLAHMPRVEAYLKKSLRHPALAEISAWYEANLPGLFSDG, encoded by the coding sequence GTGACGGACGAAGCCGCAGGGAAAACCGTCTGGCGCGTTGAGGTCAGGGACGAGGCGGCGACGGCCGCCCTGGCGCAGGATCTCGCGTCGCTGCTCGAAAGCGGCGACACCGTAACGCTCGCCGGCGACCTCGGCGCAGGTAAAACGACCTTCGCCCGCGCGCTCATCCGCAAGCTGATGGACGACCCTGAGGTGGAGGCGCCGAGCCCGACCTTCACTCTCATGCAGATTTACGAGAGCGACAAGCTTCGTATCGTTCACGCCGATTTCTACCGCATCGACGCATCTTCGGAGCTTTCCGGCCTCGGCTGGGAAGAAGCGGTGGAGGACGCGATCGTCCTCGTCGAATGGGCCGAGCGTGCGCCGGAAGTTCTTCCGCCGGACCGCCTCGACGTGCGTCTGAGCTTCGCCGACGTCGATAATCGCGACGCGCGGCGCATCACCATCTCCGGTCATGGCGCCTTCGCGCAACGGCTAGGATCCTTCAAGGCGCTGCGCGAGTTTCTGCGCCGCGAGGGGTGGAGCGACGCCAAGCGTAGCTTCCTGATGGGCGACGCCTCGACACGCGCCTATGAGACTTTGGAAAAGCCCGATGGCCAGCGGGCGATCCTGATGATCTCGCCGCCGCGCCCGGACGGCCCGCCGATCCGCTACGGCAAATCCTACAGCGCCATTGCGCGGCTCGCCGAGAATGTGAAGCCATTCGTGGCCGTTGCGAACGGGCTTCGCGCGCATGGTCTCTCCGCCCCGGAAATCTACGGCCAGGACATCGCCGCCGGTCTTCTCATCGTGGAGGACCTCGGCCGCGAAGGCGTCGTCGACGAGAACGGGCCGATTCACGAGCGCTATCTCGAAGCGGCCGGCGCGCTCGCCCATCTCCATTCGCAGCCGCTGCAGGATACGCTGCCGGTCGAGGGCGCGGGCAATTATCACATCCCGCCCTACGACATGGATGCGCTGCTGGTCGAAGTGGACCTGCTGCTCGAATGGTATGTCGCGCATAAAAAGGCGAGCGTCGCGTCCGGCGCGCGCGCCATCTTCGCCAATCTCTGGCGTCACGCGCTGCTGGAGATCGCGAGCGCCCAGCCGACATGGACGCTACGCGATTATCATTCGCCCAATCTCATCTGGCTCGACGGCCGCGAGGGGATCAAGCGCGTCGGCGTCATCGACTTTCAGGATTGCGTGCTCGGCCACCCTGCTTACGACATGGCCTCTCTCGGCCAGGACGCGCGAGTGACTGTGCCCGATCAGTTGGAGGTGAAGCTCCTCGCCCATTACGCCAAGCTGCGGCGCGACGCGAACGAGAGCTTCGACATGGCGGCCTTCGCCAGGGCCTATATGACGCTCGCCGCCCAGCGCGCGACCAAGGTGCTCGGCATCTTCGCGCGCCTCGACCAGCGCGACGGCAAGCCGCAATATCTGGCGCATATGCCGCGGGTGGAAGCCTATCTGAAGAAGAGCTTGCGACACCCGGCTCTGGCTGAGATAAGCGCCTGGTATGAAGCCAATCTGCCAGGACTCTTCAGTGACGGCTGA
- a CDS encoding methyl-accepting chemotaxis protein — protein MRLTISKVFSLSAYLILAGFAVSLLASSVALHRLEIGGPAYEKIVAGKDLVADILPPPAYVIESYLEAHLALREPKEVDAHLKRLQQLKSDYLARRDFWKKSELLPAELKALVARSHDEVQKFWRTVETSLPAALKSGDTVQISRAMAELSSSYNAHRAVVDEMVVKANEFSSHAEANAAFEAKLFLSLMFGLAALVFVSMWAVIRYLRRRSCEPLGALAAYLKQLTEGRYGESVPYTNNSDEIGEVARAVDLFRGALVEREQSRLRAEEDEKRHREERRFVEERAILTERELVSASIGAGLSELSSKNLAYRMERDLPESYGKLQLDFNAAIEQLENAVAVVKSGVGAIAPGAESIASAAEELSGQAQQQAEGLERASAALHEITESARHIAVGAGEANKIVGATRTEAEESGAVVRRAVDAINLIEKSSQSIGQIIAVVDEIAFQTNLLALNAGVEAARAGEAGRGFAVVASEVRALAQRSAEAAKEIKTLISASSTEVAEGVELVGLAGTALQKIGAHVFNLERAVSDIAASAREQAASLTDVNSVVSQIDRNTQKNAQMAEEMTVASRALQEETSNLALTVRDFRLTQDGLAPVREVAARPAAAPVVAMKSVGRGGAALAPRHDEWEEF, from the coding sequence ATGCGTTTGACGATATCCAAGGTTTTTTCGTTGAGCGCATATCTCATACTTGCAGGTTTCGCGGTTTCACTATTAGCCAGCAGCGTCGCGCTTCACCGCCTGGAGATCGGCGGACCCGCCTATGAAAAGATTGTCGCGGGCAAGGACCTTGTGGCCGATATTCTGCCGCCGCCAGCCTATGTCATCGAGTCTTATCTCGAAGCGCATCTTGCGCTGCGCGAACCGAAGGAAGTGGACGCGCATTTGAAGCGACTTCAGCAGTTGAAGTCGGACTATCTCGCGCGGCGAGACTTTTGGAAGAAATCCGAGCTGCTCCCCGCTGAGCTGAAGGCGCTCGTTGCGCGCTCCCATGACGAAGTTCAGAAATTCTGGCGCACGGTCGAGACGTCTTTGCCCGCCGCGCTGAAATCCGGCGATACGGTGCAGATTTCCCGCGCAATGGCGGAGCTCTCGAGCTCCTATAACGCCCACCGCGCCGTCGTCGACGAAATGGTCGTGAAGGCGAATGAGTTCTCGTCGCATGCGGAGGCCAATGCCGCCTTCGAGGCGAAGCTCTTCCTCTCGCTGATGTTCGGTCTGGCCGCGCTCGTCTTCGTGAGCATGTGGGCGGTCATCCGTTATCTGCGGCGCAGGTCGTGCGAGCCGCTCGGCGCGCTCGCCGCCTATCTCAAGCAGTTGACCGAGGGGCGCTACGGCGAAAGCGTGCCTTACACGAATAATTCCGACGAGATCGGCGAGGTGGCGCGCGCCGTCGATCTGTTCCGCGGGGCCTTGGTCGAGCGCGAACAAAGCCGGTTGCGCGCCGAGGAGGACGAAAAACGCCACCGCGAAGAGCGGCGTTTTGTCGAGGAGCGGGCGATTTTGACCGAGCGGGAGCTGGTTTCCGCCTCGATCGGCGCCGGCCTCTCGGAGCTGTCGAGCAAGAACCTGGCCTACCGCATGGAACGCGATCTGCCCGAGAGCTACGGCAAACTGCAGCTCGATTTCAACGCCGCCATCGAGCAGCTCGAAAACGCGGTCGCAGTGGTCAAATCTGGCGTCGGCGCGATCGCGCCAGGCGCGGAATCGATCGCCTCGGCTGCCGAGGAGCTATCCGGGCAGGCGCAGCAGCAGGCCGAGGGTCTCGAACGCGCCTCCGCGGCTTTGCATGAGATCACCGAGAGCGCGCGGCACATTGCCGTTGGCGCGGGGGAGGCGAACAAGATCGTCGGCGCGACGCGGACGGAGGCGGAAGAAAGCGGTGCAGTGGTCCGCCGGGCCGTCGACGCGATCAATCTCATCGAGAAGTCCTCGCAAAGCATCGGGCAAATCATCGCGGTCGTCGATGAGATCGCCTTTCAGACCAATCTCCTGGCGCTCAACGCCGGGGTCGAGGCGGCGCGCGCGGGCGAGGCGGGTCGCGGCTTTGCCGTTGTCGCATCGGAGGTGCGCGCCCTGGCGCAGCGCTCGGCCGAGGCGGCGAAGGAGATCAAGACGCTGATCTCCGCATCCTCCACGGAGGTCGCCGAGGGCGTGGAGCTCGTGGGCCTCGCCGGCACGGCGCTACAAAAGATTGGCGCGCATGTCTTCAATCTGGAGCGGGCCGTCTCGGATATCGCCGCGAGCGCCAGGGAGCAGGCCGCAAGTCTGACGGATGTGAATTCCGTCGTCTCGCAGATCGACCGGAACACGCAAAAGAACGCGCAGATGGCGGAGGAGATGACCGTCGCTTCCCGGGCGCTTCAAGAAGAAACGAGCAACCTCGCCCTCACAGTGAGGGATTTCCGGCTCACGCAGGATGGGTTGGCGCCCGTCCGGGAGGTTGCAGCCCGGCCGGCGGCGGCCCCCGTCGTCGCGATGAAATCCGTTGGCAGGGGCGGCGCGGCGCTCGCTCCGCGACACGACGAATGGGAAGAGTTTTAG
- a CDS encoding SDR family NAD(P)-dependent oxidoreductase, translating into MTQFSNARPAAVVTGASEGIGAELARVFAANGHEVAMVARRGDRLAALADDIAAKGHKRPIVVELDLLSEGAAETLAARLGEAGLAPQYLVNNAGFGLIGPIADLDQAEQLAMIDLNIRALTALTLRFLPSLTQTKGGVMNVASVASFMPGPGFAVYYATKAFVRSFSEAISYELKPAGVKVSCLCPGPVLTGFQARAGMSFEGLMGAMKPALVPAEEVARQGYEGLMAGRRVVVPGTMNKFMVWSARLSPRAILLPLLGTAQMKRV; encoded by the coding sequence ATGACGCAATTTTCGAACGCCCGCCCAGCGGCCGTCGTTACCGGCGCGTCGGAGGGAATCGGCGCCGAGCTTGCCCGCGTCTTCGCCGCAAATGGCCATGAGGTGGCGATGGTCGCGCGGCGCGGCGACCGGCTGGCGGCGCTCGCCGACGACATCGCCGCCAAGGGCCACAAGCGCCCGATCGTCGTCGAGCTGGACCTCCTCTCCGAAGGCGCCGCCGAGACGCTCGCCGCGCGCCTTGGCGAGGCCGGGCTCGCGCCGCAATATCTCGTCAACAACGCTGGCTTCGGCCTTATCGGCCCCATCGCCGATCTCGATCAGGCCGAGCAGCTCGCCATGATCGACCTCAATATCCGCGCGCTAACGGCTTTGACCCTGCGCTTCCTGCCCTCTCTGACGCAGACCAAGGGCGGCGTCATGAATGTCGCCTCCGTCGCCTCCTTCATGCCGGGGCCGGGCTTTGCGGTCTATTACGCGACTAAAGCCTTCGTGCGCTCCTTCAGCGAGGCGATCTCATACGAGCTGAAGCCGGCGGGCGTGAAAGTGTCCTGCCTCTGCCCCGGCCCGGTGCTCACGGGCTTTCAGGCCCGCGCCGGCATGAGCTTCGAGGGGCTGATGGGCGCAATGAAGCCGGCGCTGGTGCCGGCGGAGGAAGTCGCGCGTCAGGGCTATGAGGGGCTGATGGCCGGAAGGCGCGTCGTCGTCCCGGGGACCATGAACAAATTCATGGTCTGGAGCGCCCGCCTCTCGCCGCGGGCGATTCTCCTCCCGCTGCTGGGGACGGCGCAGATGAAGCGGGTTTGA
- a CDS encoding ATP-binding protein produces MTLRRQLHFKELQLVGADRLRSVVARGATALASLFSTPALAQTIAAELPLDSDVVNFAFSGGLALFSAVVAIAHIGERNGWRRRETELAEELEDARARLDRIKTFMASEPQVFIAWTGPDSEPDVSASTLLPSDVAISPRRILAFGSWLSPKDAQELEAAVERLRNNGESFRLQLAGAVGRHFDADGRAVGGSAVLRIREVSGDRLELIGLRERHAETQKELSGLRALLEASPTPVWVRDADGRLAFVNSAYATAVEAKDPADAIARGLELLDQSARSDAANALAKGAVWRAGVPAVVAGVRHMLDVTQTAAPLAASIAIDRHEVETVRADLQQQMQSHVRTLDQLPTGVAIFDRRRRLVYHNDAYAKLWQLEPGFLDHKPTDGEILDRLRAGERVPVESDYKAWKERLFEAYRSPEPVRHTWHLPDGRIVDVVAHPNTQGGVTYLYDDTTKAYDLETRFNALNRTQSETLETLHEGVAVFGADGRLSFCNPAFAGLWRLDPDALAKKPRFEAIVTQCKTLHDNDDTWAALKGFVTSFNDMREGFTRRIERSDGMVLDCTAQSLLEGAALLTFVDVTADVNVERALTDRNLALIAAEKLRNDFIHHVSYELRSPLNNINGFVHLLGEESTGPLNPRQMEYLGYVSKSSAALLAIIDDILDLATIDEDAMELELSDVDVRATMDAAIEGVQDRLAENSIDVQIIAMDDIGTFRGDAKRVRQVLFNLLSNAIGFSRPGQTVTLAALRRANEVVLKVTDHGRGIPAEVLERVFERFESHTAGSRHRGVGLGLSIVRAFVELHGGKVLIDTAPGEGTTVTCVFPALAAEEEARLIAHEGGAE; encoded by the coding sequence ATGACGCTGCGCCGCCAATTGCATTTCAAGGAGCTTCAACTGGTTGGGGCGGACCGTTTGCGTAGCGTTGTCGCACGCGGTGCCACGGCGCTTGCCTCGCTTTTTTCGACGCCCGCGCTCGCCCAGACCATTGCGGCGGAGCTTCCGCTCGACTCGGACGTTGTCAATTTCGCATTCAGCGGCGGCCTCGCATTGTTTTCGGCGGTCGTGGCGATCGCCCATATCGGTGAGCGCAACGGATGGCGTCGCCGCGAGACCGAGTTGGCGGAAGAACTCGAGGACGCGCGCGCTCGGCTCGATCGCATCAAGACCTTCATGGCGAGCGAGCCGCAGGTTTTCATTGCCTGGACCGGACCAGACAGCGAGCCCGATGTCAGCGCCTCGACACTGCTCCCATCCGACGTGGCGATCTCGCCGCGGCGTATCCTCGCTTTCGGGAGCTGGCTCTCCCCGAAGGATGCGCAAGAACTCGAGGCCGCTGTCGAGCGCCTCCGTAACAATGGCGAGTCTTTCCGTCTGCAGCTCGCGGGCGCTGTCGGCAGGCATTTCGACGCTGACGGCCGTGCGGTTGGCGGAAGCGCCGTGCTGCGCATTCGGGAAGTCTCGGGCGATCGGTTGGAGCTCATCGGTCTGCGCGAACGCCACGCCGAAACGCAGAAAGAGCTTTCCGGTCTGCGTGCGTTGTTGGAGGCGTCGCCGACGCCTGTGTGGGTGCGGGACGCCGACGGTCGGCTCGCTTTCGTGAACAGCGCTTACGCGACGGCCGTCGAGGCGAAGGACCCCGCCGACGCCATTGCGCGCGGACTGGAGCTTCTGGATCAGTCGGCCCGATCCGACGCCGCGAACGCGCTGGCCAAGGGCGCGGTGTGGCGCGCGGGCGTGCCGGCTGTCGTCGCGGGCGTTCGTCATATGCTCGACGTGACGCAGACGGCGGCGCCCCTGGCAGCCTCCATTGCGATAGACCGGCACGAGGTGGAAACCGTGCGCGCCGATCTCCAGCAGCAGATGCAGTCGCATGTGCGCACGCTCGATCAGCTGCCGACGGGGGTCGCCATTTTTGATCGCCGGCGGCGGCTCGTCTATCACAATGACGCCTACGCCAAGCTCTGGCAGCTCGAGCCGGGCTTCCTCGATCACAAGCCGACCGACGGCGAAATTCTCGACCGGCTGCGCGCCGGCGAGCGCGTGCCGGTCGAATCCGACTACAAGGCCTGGAAGGAGCGGCTGTTCGAGGCCTATCGGTCTCCGGAGCCTGTTCGCCACACCTGGCATCTGCCGGACGGACGCATCGTCGACGTCGTCGCCCATCCGAACACGCAGGGCGGAGTTACTTATCTCTACGACGACACGACAAAAGCCTATGATCTCGAAACGCGCTTCAATGCGCTCAATCGCACGCAAAGCGAGACTCTCGAGACGCTGCACGAGGGCGTCGCGGTCTTCGGCGCCGACGGGCGCCTGAGCTTCTGCAACCCGGCCTTCGCGGGGCTTTGGCGGCTCGATCCCGACGCGCTCGCCAAAAAGCCACGCTTCGAGGCGATCGTGACGCAGTGCAAGACGTTGCACGATAATGACGACACCTGGGCGGCGCTGAAGGGCTTCGTGACGAGCTTCAACGATATGCGCGAAGGCTTCACGCGGCGCATCGAGCGCAGCGACGGCATGGTGCTCGATTGCACGGCGCAATCGCTGCTCGAAGGCGCGGCGCTCTTGACCTTCGTCGACGTGACGGCGGACGTGAATGTCGAGCGCGCGCTCACCGACCGCAACCTGGCGCTGATCGCGGCCGAGAAGCTGCGCAACGACTTCATCCACCACGTCAGCTACGAGCTGCGCTCGCCGCTCAACAACATCAACGGCTTCGTGCATCTCCTCGGCGAGGAGTCGACCGGGCCGCTCAATCCGCGTCAGATGGAATATCTGGGTTATGTTAGCAAATCGTCGGCGGCGCTGCTGGCGATCATCGACGATATTCTCGATCTCGCCACCATCGACGAAGACGCGATGGAGCTGGAGCTCTCCGACGTCGATGTGCGCGCCACGATGGACGCCGCCATCGAAGGCGTTCAGGATCGTCTAGCCGAAAACTCGATCGACGTGCAGATCATCGCCATGGACGACATCGGAACCTTCCGGGGCGACGCCAAGCGCGTGCGGCAGGTGCTCTTCAATCTTCTGTCCAACGCCATCGGCTTCTCTCGCCCTGGACAGACCGTGACGCTCGCCGCCCTGCGCCGCGCCAATGAGGTCGTATTAAAGGTCACCGATCACGGCCGCGGCATTCCGGCGGAGGTTCTGGAGCGCGTTTTCGAACGCTTCGAGTCGCATACCGCCGGCTCACGCCATCGCGGCGTCGGCCTCGGCCTGTCCATCGTGCGCGCATTCGTGGAGCTTCACGGCGGGAAAGTGCTCATCGACACGGCGCCGGGAGAGGGGACGACCGTCACTTGCGTCTTTCCGGCCCTTGCGGCCGAAGAAGAAGCGCGGCTGATCGCGCATGAAGGAGGCGCCGAGTGA
- the rpmF gene encoding 50S ribosomal protein L32, with translation MAVPKRKTSPMKRGFRRSADALKAPTYVEDKDSGELRRPHHIDLKTGMYRGRQVLKVKSTEE, from the coding sequence ATGGCCGTTCCGAAGAGAAAAACCTCCCCGATGAAGCGGGGCTTCCGCCGTTCCGCCGATGCGCTGAAGGCTCCGACCTATGTCGAGGACAAGGATTCGGGCGAGCTGCGCCGTCCGCACCATATCGACCTGAAGACCGGCATGTATCGCGGCCGTCAGGTGCTCAAGGTCAAGTCGACCGAGGAATAA
- the ahcY gene encoding adenosylhomocysteinase has protein sequence MTAHFNDYAVTDISLADWGRKEINIAETEMPGLMATRAEYGASQPLKGARIAGSLHMTIQTAVLIETLKALGADVRWASCNIYSTQDHAAAAIAATGTPVFARKGESLEDYWDYTHRIFEWADGGCPNMILDDGGDATLLIHLGLRAEGGDTAFLDKATNEEEEVLFAAIKKRLKANPGWYKRNAETIKGVTEETTTGVHRLYVMHKEGKLLWPAINVNDSVTKSKFDNLYGCRESLVDGIRRGTDVMMAGKVACVAGFGDVGKGSAASLRNAGCRVLVTEIDPICALQAAMEGYEVTTMEDAAPRADLFCTATGNVDVITVEHMRAMKDRAIVCNIGHFDSEIQVAGLRNYKWHNVKPQVDEIEFQDGKRIILLSEGRLVNLGNATGHPSFVMSASFTNQTLAQIELYTKQGQYPTGVYTLPKHLDEKVAALHLDKIGVKLTKMTDQQATYLNLPVNGPFKPDHYRY, from the coding sequence ATGACCGCTCATTTCAATGACTACGCCGTCACCGACATTTCGCTGGCCGATTGGGGCCGCAAGGAAATCAACATCGCCGAGACCGAGATGCCGGGCCTGATGGCGACGCGCGCCGAATATGGCGCGTCGCAGCCGTTGAAGGGCGCCCGCATCGCCGGCTCGCTGCATATGACCATCCAGACGGCCGTGCTGATCGAGACGCTGAAGGCGCTCGGCGCCGACGTCCGCTGGGCCTCCTGCAACATTTATTCGACGCAGGACCACGCCGCCGCCGCTATCGCCGCCACCGGCACGCCGGTGTTCGCCCGCAAAGGCGAGAGCCTCGAGGACTATTGGGACTACACCCACAGGATCTTCGAATGGGCCGACGGCGGCTGCCCCAACATGATCCTGGACGACGGCGGCGACGCAACGCTCCTCATTCATCTCGGCCTGCGCGCCGAGGGTGGCGACACGGCTTTCCTCGACAAGGCGACTAATGAGGAAGAGGAAGTCCTCTTCGCCGCGATCAAGAAGCGCCTGAAGGCCAATCCCGGCTGGTACAAGCGCAATGCGGAGACGATCAAGGGCGTCACCGAAGAGACGACCACGGGCGTGCATCGCCTCTATGTCATGCACAAGGAGGGTAAGCTCCTCTGGCCGGCGATCAACGTCAACGACTCCGTCACCAAGTCCAAGTTCGACAATCTCTACGGCTGCCGTGAATCGCTCGTCGACGGCATCCGCCGCGGCACGGACGTGATGATGGCCGGCAAGGTCGCCTGCGTTGCGGGCTTCGGCGACGTGGGCAAGGGTTCGGCGGCTTCGCTGCGCAACGCCGGCTGCCGCGTGCTCGTGACCGAAATCGACCCGATCTGCGCCCTGCAGGCGGCGATGGAAGGCTATGAGGTCACGACGATGGAAGACGCGGCGCCGCGCGCCGACCTCTTCTGCACGGCGACCGGCAATGTCGACGTCATCACTGTCGAGCATATGCGCGCCATGAAAGACCGCGCCATCGTCTGCAACATCGGCCACTTCGACTCCGAGATTCAGGTCGCCGGGCTGCGCAATTACAAGTGGCACAATGTGAAGCCGCAGGTAGACGAGATCGAGTTCCAGGACGGCAAGCGCATCATCCTGCTGTCCGAAGGCCGCCTCGTGAACCTCGGCAACGCCACGGGGCACCCGTCCTTCGTGATGTCGGCGTCCTTCACCAACCAGACGCTGGCGCAGATCGAGCTCTACACGAAGCAGGGCCAGTATCCGACGGGCGTCTACACGCTGCCCAAGCACCTCGACGAGAAGGTCGCGGCGCTTCACCTCGACAAGATCGGCGTGAAGCTCACCAAGATGACCGATCAGCAGGCGACTTATCTCAACCTGCCGGTGAACGGCCCGTTCAAGCCGGATCACTACCGCTACTGA